From a region of the Basfia succiniciproducens genome:
- a CDS encoding DASS family sodium-coupled anion symporter, with translation MNTQTSVSPPSIFSRNSLIFMADVIIFALLLAFLPFEQNVNKGLALLVFVGVLWLTEALNVTVTAVLVPLLAIGLGLVTTKNALVAFADPTIFLFFGGFALATALHIQKLDRLIANRIMALAKGNLFIAVLYLFSVTAFLSMWISNTATAAMMLPLAMGILSQLDREREHNTYTFVLLGIAYSASIGGMGTLVGSPPNAIVASQLHLTFSDWLWYGMPVMIILMPLMIGCMYVIFKPRLNIRFTQDFEKIEMTTPRIITLLIFILTAVLWVFSSSVNPMLSGLLGLPKDIASFDSVVALLAAALICISGVASWKQIQDNTEWGVLLLFGGGLTLSAVLKDSGASKVMADGIVFLIQGGHFYVIGLIVTAFIVFLTEFTSNTASAALLVPIFISIAQALGMPEMGLALLIGLGASCAFMLPVATPPNAIVFGTGEVKQSDMIRAGVVLNILCIFVIGTIGYLFWFG, from the coding sequence ATGAATACGCAAACTTCCGTTTCTCCACCGTCCATCTTCTCTAGAAATTCGCTGATTTTTATGGCGGATGTGATTATTTTTGCATTGTTATTAGCCTTTCTTCCTTTTGAGCAAAATGTGAATAAAGGTTTGGCGTTACTTGTATTTGTGGGTGTGTTATGGCTGACCGAAGCTTTAAACGTTACCGTAACCGCCGTATTAGTGCCGTTACTCGCCATTGGTTTAGGCTTAGTCACCACTAAAAATGCCTTAGTTGCATTCGCGGATCCGACTATTTTCCTGTTTTTCGGCGGTTTTGCTTTGGCAACGGCATTACACATCCAAAAATTGGATCGTTTAATTGCTAATCGTATTATGGCTTTGGCAAAAGGGAATTTATTCATTGCTGTGCTGTATTTGTTTAGTGTGACCGCATTTTTGTCAATGTGGATTAGCAATACGGCGACGGCTGCAATGATGTTACCGTTAGCAATGGGAATTTTAAGCCAATTGGATCGTGAGCGAGAGCATAATACCTATACTTTTGTTCTGTTAGGTATTGCTTATAGCGCGAGTATCGGCGGTATGGGGACATTGGTAGGCAGTCCGCCTAATGCAATTGTCGCCTCTCAGTTGCACCTGACTTTCTCCGATTGGTTATGGTACGGTATGCCGGTTATGATCATATTAATGCCTTTGATGATCGGTTGTATGTATGTTATTTTCAAACCAAGACTGAATATACGTTTTACTCAGGATTTTGAAAAAATAGAGATGACAACCCCTAGAATTATTACTTTGCTTATCTTTATTTTAACCGCCGTTTTATGGGTGTTCAGTTCCTCCGTAAATCCGATGCTTTCAGGTTTGTTAGGTTTGCCGAAAGATATTGCCAGCTTTGATAGCGTGGTTGCATTATTAGCAGCGGCTTTGATTTGTATTTCCGGCGTCGCTTCATGGAAACAGATTCAGGATAATACCGAATGGGGCGTGTTGCTGTTGTTTGGCGGCGGCTTGACTTTAAGTGCGGTATTAAAAGATTCCGGCGCGAGTAAAGTTATGGCTGACGGTATCGTATTTCTTATCCAGGGCGGACATTTTTACGTAATCGGTTTGATTGTTACCGCCTTTATTGTTTTCTTAACGGAATTTACCTCTAACACCGCAAGTGCCGCCTTATTGGTGCCGATTTTTATCTCTATTGCGCAAGCATTAGGGATGCCGGAGATGGGCTTAGCGTTATTAATCGGTTTAGGTGCATCCTGTGCGTTCATGTTGCCGGTAGCCACACCGCCGAATGCCATTGTGTTTGGTACAGGTGAGGTTAAACAAAGTGATATGATTCGTGCCGGTGTTGTGCTGAATATTCTGTGTATCTTTGTTATCGGTACCATAGGTTATCTATTCTGGTTCGGTTAA
- a CDS encoding bifunctional tRNA (adenosine(37)-C2)-methyltransferase TrmG/ribosomal RNA large subunit methyltransferase RlmN gives MTEKINLMNLTRQQMREFFKELGEKPFRADQLVKWIYHFGEDNFDNMTNINKKLREKLKAVAEIKAPEIAVEQRSADGTIKWAMQVGDQQIETVYIPEADRATLCVSSQVGCALACTFCSTAQQGFNRNLTVSEIIGQVWRASKVIGEFGVTGIRPITNVVMMGMGEPLLNVANVVPAMELMLDDFAYGLSKRRVTLSTSGVVPALDNLSGMIDVALAISLHAPNDELRDEIVPINKKYNIKMLIDSVNRYLSVSNANHGKVTIEYVMLDHVNDSIEHAHQLAEVLKNTPCKINLIPWNPFPQAPYGKSSNTRVDKFQKTLMEYGFTVIVRKTRGDDIDAACGQLAGDVIDRTKRTAAKRQFGQNIDVQLQ, from the coding sequence ATGACTGAAAAAATTAATTTAATGAACCTAACCCGCCAACAAATGCGCGAGTTTTTTAAAGAATTAGGCGAAAAACCTTTCCGAGCGGATCAACTCGTAAAATGGATCTATCACTTTGGCGAAGATAACTTCGACAATATGACCAATATTAATAAGAAATTACGCGAGAAATTAAAAGCGGTAGCGGAAATCAAAGCGCCGGAAATTGCCGTTGAACAACGTTCTGCAGACGGCACTATCAAATGGGCGATGCAGGTGGGCGACCAGCAAATCGAAACAGTTTATATCCCTGAAGCCGATCGCGCCACTCTTTGCGTTTCATCGCAAGTAGGCTGCGCTTTAGCCTGTACGTTCTGTTCGACCGCGCAACAAGGTTTTAACCGTAACCTAACGGTGTCTGAAATCATCGGGCAGGTATGGCGGGCATCAAAAGTGATAGGCGAATTCGGCGTGACCGGTATTCGCCCCATTACCAATGTAGTTATGATGGGGATGGGCGAACCTTTACTAAATGTAGCGAATGTAGTACCGGCAATGGAACTGATGTTAGATGATTTCGCTTATGGTTTGTCAAAACGCCGCGTTACATTATCGACTTCCGGTGTAGTTCCCGCATTGGATAACTTAAGCGGCATGATCGATGTAGCGTTGGCAATTTCTTTGCACGCGCCGAATGACGAGTTGCGCGATGAAATTGTGCCGATTAATAAAAAATATAATATTAAAATGTTAATTGATTCGGTAAACCGTTATTTAAGCGTGTCTAACGCCAATCACGGCAAAGTAACCATCGAATATGTTATGTTGGATCATGTAAACGACAGCATTGAACACGCTCATCAATTGGCTGAAGTACTAAAAAATACACCTTGTAAAATTAACCTGATTCCATGGAATCCATTCCCGCAAGCACCTTATGGCAAGAGTTCAAATACGCGGGTGGACAAATTCCAAAAAACCTTGATGGAATACGGTTTTACCGTTATCGTGCGTAAAACCCGCGGCGATGATATTGATGCCGCCTGCGGCCAGCTGGCGGGAGATGTTATTGATCGCACAAAACGTACGGCTGCAAAGCGCCAGTTCGGACAAAACATTGACGTTCAATTACAATAA
- the pilW gene encoding type IV pilus biogenesis/stability protein PilW: MTFKFQQKLTALFSLFISLLLSACSSSPQVNAENLAKQQAAKARIELGLAYLHQQNINQAKQNFDKALEHAPQYYLTHSALAYFHQQLGNVKQARIHYQKAIDLDNNQGDVHNNYGTFLCSQGQFEQAYDEFEQALQSPNYYRQTDSYENLALCALSAKNNERFQRYLAKLEKLDPKRAAKLENISN, translated from the coding sequence ATGACTTTCAAATTTCAACAAAAATTGACCGCACTTTTTTCCTTATTTATTTCACTGTTACTTTCAGCCTGTAGCTCGTCTCCCCAGGTAAATGCGGAAAATTTAGCTAAACAACAGGCGGCTAAAGCCCGTATTGAATTAGGCTTAGCCTATTTACATCAACAAAATATCAATCAGGCTAAACAAAATTTCGATAAAGCGCTGGAACACGCGCCTCAATATTATTTAACCCATTCGGCACTAGCTTATTTTCATCAACAACTGGGTAACGTCAAACAAGCGCGCATCCATTATCAAAAAGCCATTGATTTAGATAATAATCAGGGTGACGTACATAACAATTACGGCACTTTTCTCTGTTCGCAAGGACAATTTGAACAAGCTTACGACGAATTCGAACAGGCGCTTCAATCACCCAATTATTATCGTCAAACCGATAGCTACGAAAACTTGGCGCTTTGTGCATTATCAGCTAAAAATAATGAGCGTTTTCAACGTTATTTAGCAAAATTAGAAAAATTGGATCCCAAGCGCGCCGCCAAATTAGAAAATATATCGAACTAA
- a CDS encoding RodZ domain-containing protein, protein MDNQTISDQSPLSLGEQLRRAREKLNISIDEVAAKLNLRSAIIQAIENDEFVQKSIPSTFMKGYVRNYAKFLKLPDGLLTSSMPNFAEEPKNDLNKNSRTKHSVNPHAAHSRWVGYLTTLVVLFVAGMTALWWWENYQQSNNERDNLVQNYVATEDRTAERSDNVVEIPAIQTIPEASTPVPEANTNESVEIAPVVANTPVVTNETQPVQQTAEQTNTAQAMLQQHSTEPEQAQPTDNETTEPATVTAGDLQIEVTGVNCWISVKDAKRKVLAQKEYKQGEILTFNEGSPYSVIIGAPGNVKITYKGEAYPLKVDGRVAKFKLQ, encoded by the coding sequence ATGGACAATCAAACAATATCAGACCAATCCCCCCTTTCTCTTGGTGAACAACTACGCCGGGCTCGCGAAAAATTAAACATCTCCATTGATGAGGTAGCCGCTAAACTCAATTTGCGTAGTGCAATTATTCAGGCTATTGAAAATGATGAATTTGTACAAAAATCGATTCCCTCGACCTTTATGAAAGGTTATGTGCGTAACTATGCAAAATTTCTAAAATTACCGGATGGTCTGTTGACTTCGTCCATGCCGAACTTTGCCGAAGAACCTAAAAACGATTTAAATAAGAATTCCCGTACTAAACATTCGGTTAACCCTCATGCGGCTCATAGTCGTTGGGTCGGCTATTTAACAACCTTAGTGGTTTTATTCGTTGCGGGAATGACTGCGCTTTGGTGGTGGGAAAACTATCAACAATCAAATAACGAACGTGATAATTTAGTTCAGAATTATGTCGCAACGGAAGACAGAACCGCTGAACGGAGCGACAACGTCGTTGAAATCCCGGCAATTCAAACCATACCGGAAGCATCAACGCCGGTACCAGAAGCGAATACCAATGAAAGTGTGGAAATCGCCCCTGTAGTGGCCAACACGCCGGTAGTAACTAATGAAACTCAACCGGTTCAGCAAACGGCGGAGCAAACCAATACGGCGCAAGCCATGTTGCAACAACACAGCACCGAGCCGGAACAGGCTCAGCCGACCGATAACGAAACTACGGAGCCGGCAACCGTAACTGCAGGAGACTTGCAGATTGAAGTCACCGGCGTAAATTGTTGGATCAGCGTAAAAGATGCTAAACGCAAAGTCTTAGCACAAAAAGAATATAAACAGGGCGAAATTTTAACCTTTAACGAAGGTTCGCCTTATTCAGTTATTATCGGAGCGCCGGGTAACGTTAAAATCACTTATAAAGGTGAAGCTTATCCGTTAAAAGTGGACGGTCGTGTCGCTAAATTTAAATTACAATAA
- the ispG gene encoding flavodoxin-dependent (E)-4-hydroxy-3-methylbut-2-enyl-diphosphate synthase translates to MSAFKPTIKRRESTKIYVGNVPVGGDAPIAVQSMTNTRTTDVEATVAQIKALERVGADIIRVSVPTMEAAEAFKLIKRQSSVPLVADIHFDYRIALKVAEYGVDCLRINPGNIGREDRIRAVVDCAKDKNIPIRIGINAGSLEKDIQEKYGEPTPEALLESALRHVEILDRLNFDQFKVSVKASDVFLAVEAYRLLAKAIKQPLHLGITEAGGARAGAVKSAVGLGMLLAEGIGDTLRVSLAADPVEEIKVGFDILKSLRIRSRGINFIACPTCSRQEFDVIGTVNALEQRLEDIITPMDVSIIGCVVNGPGEALVSDLGVTGGNKKSGFYLNGERQKERFDNEYIVDQLEAKIRAKIAAQDPKNRIL, encoded by the coding sequence ATGTCAGCATTTAAACCAACTATCAAACGTCGCGAATCGACTAAAATATATGTAGGAAATGTGCCTGTAGGCGGAGATGCGCCTATCGCCGTACAATCAATGACTAATACTCGTACAACCGACGTAGAGGCGACGGTTGCGCAAATTAAAGCGCTGGAACGTGTCGGTGCGGATATTATCCGCGTTTCGGTACCGACTATGGAAGCCGCCGAAGCTTTTAAATTAATTAAGCGACAATCTTCAGTGCCGTTAGTTGCCGATATTCACTTTGATTACCGTATCGCCCTGAAAGTAGCGGAATACGGTGTGGACTGTTTGCGTATAAATCCAGGCAATATCGGCCGTGAAGACCGCATTCGTGCGGTTGTTGACTGCGCCAAAGATAAGAATATCCCGATTCGAATCGGCATTAATGCGGGTTCTTTAGAAAAGGATATTCAGGAAAAATATGGCGAGCCGACACCGGAAGCCTTATTGGAATCGGCATTACGTCACGTAGAAATTTTAGACAGATTAAATTTTGATCAATTTAAGGTCAGTGTAAAAGCATCGGATGTTTTCTTAGCGGTAGAAGCCTATCGTTTACTGGCAAAAGCAATTAAACAACCATTGCACTTAGGTATTACCGAAGCCGGCGGTGCGCGGGCCGGTGCGGTAAAAAGTGCGGTGGGTTTGGGTATGCTTTTAGCGGAGGGGATCGGCGATACCTTGCGTGTCTCCCTGGCGGCTGATCCGGTGGAAGAAATCAAAGTAGGTTTTGATATTCTAAAATCTCTGCGTATTCGTTCCCGAGGAATTAATTTTATTGCCTGCCCTACCTGTTCCCGTCAGGAATTTGACGTAATCGGTACGGTTAACGCCCTTGAACAACGCCTTGAAGATATTATCACACCAATGGATGTGTCCATTATCGGCTGTGTGGTAAACGGCCCGGGCGAAGCTTTGGTTTCGGATCTCGGCGTGACCGGCGGTAACAAGAAAAGCGGCTTTTATCTTAACGGCGAACGTCAAAAAGAGCGTTTCGACAATGAATATATTGTAGATCAGTTAGAAGCAAAAATCCGTGCGAAAATCGCCGCTCAGGATCCGAAAAATCGTATTTTATAA
- the hisS gene encoding histidine--tRNA ligase codes for MAKTIQAIRGMNDCLPTETPVWQWVESKVRSTLASYGYSEIRMPIVENTPLFARAIGEVTDVVSKEMFTFNDRDNESLTLRPEGTAGCVRAGIEHGLLYNQEQRLWYMGPMFRYERPQKGRYRQFHQAGVEVFGIANAEIDAELIILTARLWKELGIEQHVTLQLNSIGSLEARANYRSALVEFLQQYVGLMNEEEKERLLKNPLRILDTKNEALQQALNNAPKLLDYLDDDSREHFARLCAILDNIGISYEINPKLVRGLDYYNKTVFEWVTTALGAQGTVCGGGRYDGLVEQLGGHATCGVGFAMGLERLILLVQEVNKAIPLPQSAVDIYLIFAGENTASAAFRLAEKVRSELPHLRTMMHCSGGNFKKQFKRADKSGAKIALVIGESEVQNQQVVVKDLLGGAEQQTVALEAVIDHLKTSFKE; via the coding sequence GTGGCAAAAACAATCCAAGCAATCCGAGGTATGAATGATTGCCTGCCCACAGAAACGCCGGTATGGCAATGGGTAGAATCAAAAGTTCGTTCGACTTTAGCGAGCTATGGCTATTCTGAAATTCGTATGCCAATCGTAGAAAACACACCGTTATTTGCGCGTGCAATCGGTGAGGTGACTGATGTGGTATCAAAAGAAATGTTTACGTTTAATGACCGCGATAACGAAAGTTTAACATTGCGCCCGGAAGGTACTGCAGGCTGCGTACGCGCGGGTATTGAACACGGTTTACTTTATAATCAGGAACAGCGCCTATGGTATATGGGACCGATGTTCCGTTACGAACGTCCGCAAAAAGGACGCTATCGCCAATTCCATCAAGCCGGGGTAGAAGTTTTTGGTATTGCCAACGCGGAAATCGATGCGGAACTTATCATCTTAACCGCTCGTCTTTGGAAAGAACTTGGCATTGAGCAACATGTCACTTTGCAACTTAATTCTATCGGTTCATTAGAAGCCCGTGCCAACTATCGCAGCGCATTAGTTGAATTTTTACAACAATATGTGGGTCTAATGAACGAAGAAGAAAAAGAGCGCTTGCTCAAAAACCCATTACGGATTTTAGATACGAAAAACGAAGCGCTGCAGCAAGCATTAAATAATGCGCCTAAATTATTAGATTATTTAGACGATGACAGCCGTGAGCATTTCGCCCGACTTTGCGCAATTTTAGATAATATAGGCATCTCATACGAAATAAATCCCAAATTAGTTCGCGGATTGGATTATTACAACAAAACGGTGTTTGAATGGGTGACCACCGCTCTTGGCGCACAAGGCACAGTATGCGGCGGCGGTCGTTACGACGGATTGGTTGAACAACTCGGCGGGCACGCTACCTGCGGTGTAGGTTTTGCTATGGGATTGGAGCGTCTTATTCTGTTAGTGCAGGAAGTTAATAAAGCGATTCCCCTACCTCAAAGTGCGGTGGATATTTATCTGATTTTTGCCGGAGAAAATACCGCATCCGCCGCATTCCGGTTAGCAGAAAAAGTGCGTTCCGAACTACCGCACTTACGCACGATGATGCATTGCAGTGGCGGCAATTTTAAGAAACAGTTTAAGCGCGCAGATAAAAGCGGCGCAAAAATTGCTCTTGTGATCGGCGAATCGGAAGTGCAAAACCAGCAAGTGGTTGTCAAAGACTTATTAGGTGGCGCAGAGCAACAAACCGTTGCTTTAGAAGCTGTTATTGATCATTTAAAAACATCTTTTAAGGAATAA
- a CDS encoding YfgM family protein, translating to MAYTSLEEQEINEIKNFWKENGKTIIVSVIIAIAGVFGWRYWQSYQLSQHHQLSDQYQQVIYEFRQDPAAQKDNLAEFIAQNGKSGYAALALFEQAKTAVEKQDFSQAETALKQALNSAPDEIFASIAALRLANVQFQQKDFDGALVSLNLVKDTSWDSRKQILNGDILLAKGDKAGAKAAYQQAQKNASALEQQWLQVRLNNL from the coding sequence ATGGCTTATACCAGTTTAGAAGAACAAGAAATTAATGAAATTAAAAATTTCTGGAAAGAAAACGGCAAAACTATTATTGTTTCGGTAATTATCGCAATCGCAGGCGTATTCGGCTGGCGTTATTGGCAAAGCTATCAATTAAGCCAGCATCACCAATTATCGGATCAGTATCAGCAGGTTATTTACGAATTCCGTCAAGATCCTGCGGCTCAAAAAGATAATCTGGCTGAATTTATTGCACAAAACGGCAAAAGCGGTTATGCGGCTTTAGCTTTATTTGAGCAGGCGAAAACTGCGGTCGAAAAACAGGATTTTTCGCAGGCGGAAACCGCATTAAAACAAGCATTAAACAGTGCGCCTGATGAAATTTTTGCTTCTATTGCGGCATTACGCTTGGCTAACGTGCAATTTCAACAAAAAGATTTTGACGGCGCGCTGGTAAGCTTAAATCTTGTGAAGGATACCAGCTGGGATAGCCGTAAACAAATTCTAAACGGCGATATTTTACTGGCTAAAGGTGATAAAGCCGGTGCTAAAGCCGCTTATCAACAAGCACAGAAAAATGCTTCCGCATTGGAGCAACAATGGCTGCAAGTGCGGTTAAATAATTTATAA
- the lpxD gene encoding UDP-3-O-(3-hydroxymyristoyl)glucosamine N-acyltransferase encodes MSVYSLKELAEHIGATSRGNTDVVVDSIAPLDKAQANQLTFISNAKFRPFLAQSQAGILVVSEADIEFCSANSNLLITKSPYVAYALLAQYMDTTPKAASDIASTAVIASSAKLGTNVSIGANAVIEDGVELGDNVVIGAGCFIGKNTKIGANTQLWANVSIYHEVQIGSDCLIQSGAVIGGDGFGYANERGQWIKIPQTGSVIIGNHVEIGACTCIDRGALDSTVIEDNVIIDNLCQIAHNVHIGTGTAVAGGVIMAGSLTVGRYCQIGGASVINGHMEICDQAIVTGMSMILRPITEPGIYSSGIPAQTNKEWRKTAALTLDIDKMNKRLKALEKKLAD; translated from the coding sequence ATGAGTGTTTATTCGCTTAAAGAATTAGCTGAACATATCGGTGCTACCTCAAGGGGTAACACCGATGTTGTTGTTGACAGTATTGCCCCTCTTGATAAAGCGCAAGCTAACCAATTAACTTTCATTTCCAATGCGAAATTTCGCCCTTTTTTAGCACAATCTCAAGCCGGGATTTTGGTGGTTTCTGAAGCCGATATCGAATTCTGCAGTGCTAATAGCAATCTTTTAATCACGAAAAGTCCTTATGTTGCCTATGCTTTATTAGCCCAATATATGGATACGACGCCAAAAGCCGCTTCAGATATTGCATCGACCGCCGTTATTGCCAGTTCGGCAAAATTAGGTACGAATGTTTCTATCGGAGCAAATGCCGTTATTGAAGATGGCGTTGAATTGGGCGATAACGTCGTGATTGGCGCGGGTTGTTTTATTGGTAAAAATACTAAGATTGGCGCTAATACCCAGTTGTGGGCGAATGTGAGTATTTATCACGAAGTACAAATCGGTTCGGATTGTTTGATTCAGTCGGGTGCAGTAATTGGCGGCGACGGATTCGGCTATGCTAATGAACGCGGGCAATGGATTAAGATTCCGCAAACCGGTAGCGTTATTATCGGCAATCATGTGGAAATCGGCGCTTGTACTTGTATCGACCGGGGCGCGCTGGATTCTACGGTGATTGAAGATAATGTAATTATTGATAATCTTTGCCAAATTGCGCATAACGTACATATAGGTACGGGAACGGCTGTCGCCGGCGGTGTTATTATGGCTGGCAGTTTAACGGTCGGTCGCTATTGTCAGATTGGTGGTGCGAGCGTGATTAACGGCCATATGGAAATTTGCGATCAGGCAATTGTTACCGGTATGAGTATGATTCTGCGTCCGATTACCGAACCAGGTATTTACTCTTCGGGTATTCCTGCGCAAACTAATAAGGAGTGGCGTAAAACTGCGGCATTAACCTTAGATATTGATAAGATGAATAAGCGGTTAAAAGCCCTGGAGAAAAAATTAGCGGATTAA
- a CDS encoding OmpH family outer membrane protein: MKKVVKATALSLALALTSSMAMAAENIAFINAGYLFQHHPDREAVAKKLDSEFKTQADKLAANKKSIDAKIASLQKDAQNPKNRPSELKKREDEINKLMKDHDEEVRKFQVENDKRQNEERAKLLEGIQVATNNIAKDKGYTYVLDANSVVFAADGKDITEDVLKAIGGKAETKPAEATK; this comes from the coding sequence ATGAAAAAAGTCGTAAAAGCAACCGCACTTTCTCTAGCATTAGCACTAACTTCATCTATGGCAATGGCTGCTGAAAATATCGCATTTATTAATGCCGGATATTTATTTCAACATCACCCGGATCGTGAAGCGGTAGCGAAGAAATTAGATAGCGAATTTAAAACGCAAGCCGATAAATTAGCGGCAAATAAGAAATCAATTGATGCTAAAATCGCTTCTTTGCAAAAAGATGCGCAAAATCCTAAGAACCGTCCTTCAGAATTGAAAAAACGTGAAGATGAAATTAATAAATTAATGAAAGATCACGATGAAGAAGTTCGTAAATTCCAAGTAGAAAACGATAAACGTCAAAATGAAGAACGTGCGAAATTATTAGAAGGCATTCAAGTTGCGACTAATAATATCGCAAAAGATAAAGGTTATACTTACGTATTAGATGCAAATTCAGTTGTATTTGCCGCAGACGGTAAAGATATTACCGAAGATGTGTTAAAAGCAATCGGTGGTAAAGCTGAAACAAAACCGGCGGAAGCAACTAAATAA